One window from the genome of Acidisarcina sp. encodes:
- a CDS encoding tyrosine-type recombinase/integrase yields the protein MLRRTLNTPSWAEAQRIASHVLHGYDPEIAASRKLTEEEAAQLVTVKEAGELWISRSLRAGSELGTTTQLYRTQMRQLQEWADEHGVQYIQEITTIAMERWYSSPKWSRLAMSTRQNRWSILRSFFRYLVERKVLKESPIAAIKPIKPDADLVQGPYSDEQIEKITAAVATASPRHVQQCEQGMFVERLSSLLTLLLNTGCDIMDAIKFQPDNITWVVLDGRRIPVYTYARQKTKGNAVIPISEEVAQQLTSIPLPPGYQPTMPFRSDNPRILGDRKMWTERLMRCIKASGVKYVILPTLDSRGRPKTKPANIKQFRHTFAVWQLRAGQRPEEVATMMGHVDTTTIRKHYAPWVPDLNEAHIRRVIERR from the coding sequence ATGCTCCGAAGAACTCTCAACACGCCATCATGGGCGGAGGCGCAGCGAATTGCGTCTCATGTGTTGCATGGCTATGACCCGGAGATCGCCGCCTCTCGCAAGCTCACGGAAGAGGAAGCCGCGCAACTCGTGACGGTAAAAGAAGCCGGGGAACTCTGGATCTCCCGAAGCCTCCGGGCCGGGTCCGAGCTGGGGACCACGACCCAACTTTACCGGACACAGATGCGTCAGCTACAGGAGTGGGCTGATGAGCATGGGGTTCAATACATTCAGGAGATCACCACGATAGCGATGGAGCGCTGGTACTCCTCCCCCAAGTGGAGCCGTCTGGCGATGAGCACGCGCCAGAACCGCTGGAGCATCCTGCGGAGTTTTTTCCGCTATCTGGTCGAGCGCAAGGTGCTCAAGGAGAGCCCCATTGCAGCGATCAAGCCGATCAAGCCGGATGCCGATCTGGTGCAGGGTCCTTATAGCGATGAGCAGATCGAGAAGATCACCGCTGCGGTGGCCACTGCCTCTCCCCGGCATGTGCAGCAGTGTGAGCAGGGGATGTTCGTCGAGCGCCTGTCGTCGCTGCTTACCTTGCTGCTCAATACCGGATGCGACATCATGGATGCCATAAAATTTCAGCCGGACAATATCACGTGGGTGGTGCTCGATGGACGGCGCATCCCGGTGTACACCTATGCCCGGCAAAAAACCAAGGGCAACGCCGTCATTCCTATTTCCGAGGAGGTGGCCCAGCAGCTCACATCGATCCCACTGCCTCCGGGGTACCAGCCCACGATGCCCTTCCGTAGTGACAACCCCCGCATATTGGGGGACAGGAAGATGTGGACGGAGCGGCTCATGCGGTGCATAAAGGCGTCGGGGGTAAAGTATGTGATCCTGCCGACGCTCGATAGCCGAGGCAGGCCGAAGACGAAACCGGCGAACATAAAGCAGTTTCGCCACACATTTGCCGTTTGGCAGTTGCGAGCCGGGCAAAGACCCGAGGAGGTGGCTACCATGATGGGGCATGTTGATACCACCACGATTCGCAAGCACTATGCCCCATGGGTACCGGATCTCAATGAAGCCCACATACGAAGGGTCATTGAGCGCCGGTGA
- a CDS encoding terminase TerL endonuclease subunit encodes MTHASSHNPHNKAEQYIADVLCEKQVVSKWVRLAIERHISDLESGPSRGLRFDPVRGRRVIDFIERFIPGTEGEFKGKPFILEPWMAALLYISYGWVWAENSQRRFKVAYVEISRGNLKSTLASALAIYELISVAGANVYSASTDKESAKVVFDTAVRMRDLSPSLAKRIQSFRNNLSSKSTGSKFVPCSAEAKTLFQASRPSFVVLDELHLHPTADVWNAFWSALEKRSEAWLLAITNSGWDRHSVCWTQREYTTKVLLGIIPDDSRFGWICGLDDEDLDPANPSACLDNEAIWVKANPSMGHAVSIAGLRRHAMEGKSSPAMLNEVLRFHFSVWTESHSVWMPMDKWDVCSDPIDLAALKGLQCFGGLDLSSTTDITAFVLLFPPQGDLEKWVILPHFFLPADNIRERVRKDHVPYDIWARQGLFTLTPGNLIDQQSVREKINQLADIYRISEIAFDPWNSSEITTHLHADGHTLVQVRQGSISMNPPMKRIMELVLRHEISHGGNPVLRWMASNVVAGVKAGLLYPDKDKCREKIDGISATLTALARGMVVPIAPPKRKHSFLIA; translated from the coding sequence ATGACTCATGCGAGCTCCCACAACCCGCACAACAAGGCTGAACAATACATCGCTGATGTACTTTGCGAAAAGCAGGTCGTCAGTAAATGGGTCCGCTTAGCGATTGAGCGTCACATTTCAGATCTGGAATCCGGCCCATCACGCGGTCTTAGATTTGATCCAGTTCGCGGCAGGCGAGTTATTGATTTTATTGAGCGATTCATTCCCGGTACAGAGGGTGAATTCAAAGGCAAGCCGTTCATCCTTGAGCCTTGGATGGCCGCGCTGCTCTACATCTCTTATGGATGGGTGTGGGCTGAAAACTCACAAAGGCGATTTAAGGTCGCCTATGTCGAGATAAGTCGAGGCAACCTAAAATCCACTCTGGCCTCTGCACTGGCCATCTATGAGTTAATCAGCGTCGCAGGCGCAAATGTCTACTCCGCAAGCACCGATAAAGAGTCGGCGAAGGTGGTGTTTGACACTGCCGTGCGTATGCGGGACTTATCACCATCGCTGGCGAAGCGAATCCAGAGTTTTCGCAACAATCTAAGCAGTAAGTCGACAGGATCGAAGTTTGTACCTTGCAGTGCAGAGGCGAAGACGCTCTTTCAGGCGTCTCGCCCGTCATTCGTGGTACTTGACGAGCTACATCTTCACCCCACCGCCGACGTATGGAATGCTTTCTGGTCTGCCCTTGAGAAACGCTCTGAGGCATGGCTTCTAGCGATCACCAACAGTGGATGGGATAGGCATTCCGTCTGCTGGACGCAGCGTGAGTACACGACCAAGGTCCTTCTAGGCATCATCCCCGATGACTCCCGCTTCGGGTGGATATGCGGACTGGATGATGAGGACCTCGATCCGGCAAACCCATCGGCCTGCCTGGACAATGAGGCGATCTGGGTAAAGGCCAACCCATCCATGGGTCATGCGGTGAGTATCGCCGGACTTAGACGGCACGCGATGGAGGGTAAGTCGTCCCCCGCGATGCTGAATGAGGTACTCCGCTTCCACTTCTCTGTCTGGACTGAGTCACATAGTGTATGGATGCCGATGGATAAGTGGGATGTATGTAGCGATCCCATCGACCTGGCTGCCCTCAAGGGCCTGCAGTGCTTCGGCGGCCTAGACCTATCAAGTACTACTGATATCACGGCCTTTGTCCTACTTTTCCCGCCACAAGGTGACCTAGAAAAGTGGGTCATACTCCCACACTTTTTTCTGCCAGCAGATAACATCCGCGAACGTGTCCGCAAGGACCACGTACCGTATGACATCTGGGCTCGTCAGGGACTATTCACCCTCACGCCGGGTAATCTAATTGACCAGCAGTCAGTGCGCGAGAAAATCAATCAGCTAGCCGACATCTATCGCATATCTGAGATAGCGTTCGACCCGTGGAACTCCAGCGAGATCACCACGCACCTTCACGCTGACGGACATACATTAGTGCAAGTTAGGCAAGGCTCCATATCCATGAATCCGCCCATGAAGCGGATCATGGAGCTGGTGCTCCGGCATGAGATCTCACATGGAGGCAATCCGGTACTACGCTGGATGGCCTCGAATGTAGTCGCCGGGGTCAAGGCTGGACTACTTTATCCCGACAAAGATAAGTGCCGGGAGAAGATAGATGGCATCTCCGCGACACTCACCGCCCTCGCACGCGGCATGGTAGTGCCTATCGCGCCACCCAAACGAAAACATTCATTTCTCATCGCCTAG
- a CDS encoding DNA modification methylase → MKIADLKSDDRNANKGTKRGRAAVAKSLQEYGAGRSVLIDRDGRLIAGNKTIEQAATAGIDDVIVVPTDGTKIVAVQRMDLSLDDPKARGLAIADNRTAELGLEWDPEVLKNLSGELDLQPFFTDAELHNILPPEEHEGEDAEVDVPTAPVTVRGDLYLLGKHRLLCGDSTVATDVDYLLDGAKPHLMVSDPPYGVAYDPTWRDGKGGFSTAPVQQRGKVENDDRADWREAWALFPGDVAYIWHGALHAGVVADSLSVGGFQIRSQVIWRKQQGVLSRGDYHWQHEPCWYAVRKGRTGHWHGDRKQSTVWDIASLNPTGRSSGPQDDRVGHGTQKPVECMRRPILNNSQRGDIVYDPFLGSGSTLIAAESEGRICYGMELDPAYCDVIVHRWETLTGKKAELIHGRPPTKTNSAEAVTG, encoded by the coding sequence TTGAAGATTGCCGACCTTAAATCCGATGACCGCAATGCAAATAAAGGCACCAAGCGTGGACGCGCTGCGGTCGCCAAGTCACTACAGGAGTACGGTGCTGGTCGTTCAGTTCTCATTGACCGCGACGGTCGCTTGATCGCCGGAAACAAGACCATTGAGCAGGCCGCCACTGCAGGCATCGACGATGTCATCGTCGTGCCGACCGACGGAACTAAAATAGTCGCCGTGCAGCGCATGGATCTCAGCCTGGACGACCCCAAGGCTCGTGGCTTGGCCATCGCGGATAACCGCACAGCAGAATTGGGCTTGGAGTGGGATCCAGAAGTTCTCAAGAACTTATCCGGCGAGTTAGACCTGCAGCCGTTCTTTACCGATGCCGAACTGCACAACATCCTCCCACCGGAAGAGCATGAAGGCGAGGACGCGGAGGTAGATGTCCCCACAGCGCCGGTGACGGTACGCGGTGATCTGTACCTGCTCGGCAAGCATCGCTTGCTGTGCGGTGATAGCACGGTCGCCACCGATGTAGATTACCTGCTCGACGGTGCCAAGCCTCATCTGATGGTGAGCGACCCGCCTTATGGAGTCGCATACGATCCGACATGGCGTGACGGCAAGGGTGGATTCTCTACCGCTCCGGTACAGCAGCGTGGCAAGGTCGAGAACGATGATCGTGCCGACTGGCGCGAAGCGTGGGCTCTGTTCCCCGGGGACGTCGCATACATCTGGCACGGTGCACTTCACGCTGGAGTTGTCGCAGACAGCCTGAGTGTAGGTGGATTTCAGATCCGATCACAAGTTATCTGGCGTAAGCAGCAGGGCGTCCTCTCTCGCGGTGATTACCACTGGCAGCATGAGCCGTGTTGGTACGCGGTGCGCAAAGGGCGCACAGGCCACTGGCATGGCGACCGCAAGCAATCGACGGTATGGGATATCGCAAGCCTCAACCCAACCGGCAGGTCATCCGGCCCGCAAGATGATCGGGTAGGACACGGCACACAAAAACCTGTCGAGTGTATGCGCAGGCCAATCCTGAATAACTCTCAGCGAGGTGACATCGTGTATGACCCATTCCTCGGCTCCGGTTCGACTCTTATAGCCGCCGAGTCTGAGGGTCGCATCTGCTACGGGATGGAATTAGATCCCGCGTATTGCGATGTAATCGTCCACCGCTGGGAAACACTCACGGGTAAGAAAGCAGAACTAATCCATGGCAGGCCGCCGACCAAAACCAACAGCGCTGAAGCAGTTACAGGGTAA